The genomic region CTATAGACTTAAATATTAATGCCTATATAGATGATGAGTATATAAACACAGAAATCCAGAAAATAGAAATGTATAAGAAAATAGCATCCATTGAAAACGAGGAAGATATGTTGGATATAAGAGATGAGTTGTTGGACCGTTATGGGGAGTTAACCCCTCCTGTTGAAAACTTAATACAAATAGCATATATAAAGGCCCTGGCAAAGGATTTGGGCTTTATAGCTATAAATGAAAAAGACGGTTCAATTATTCTACAGCTAAGGGATGGAGACAGCATAAGTATTGAAACTTTAGGAAAACTTGCCGCCAAATATAAAGGGCAGATACTATTTAATGCTGGTACCAGTCCTTATCTTAGGTATAAAATATCCGGAATGAATAGAGAAAATCTCCTTGAAAATATTAAGATTTTGTTACATGACATTAAAAGCTTTGAAGTAATATGAATACTTGATGTATAATAAAATAAGCAAGATTATTAAGAGGAGAGATATACTTTGAAGAGTGTTATTAATAAAAAAAATAAGAAATCCGGCAGTAAAACCGGGAAAGAAACAGTTAACAAAAATAAATATACATTATACGTATTAATAGGAATTGCTGTATTAATAGTGATAATTGCTGCAGTGGCAGGTTTTTCCACCTATGCTAAAAGTTATGTAGCTTCTGTGGGGAGAGAGAAGATCAGTGTTGATGAGTTCAGATTTTTTTTAGAACAAGAAAAAGATAATATGTTAGCCATTGCAGGGAATCCTGACCCTGAAACTTTTTGGGATACTACAATTACCGGTGGAGAAAAGGCTATAGATATTGCAAAAAAGAAAACTCTTGAAAATATCAGGGAACTCAAGATTCAGTTGATGAAAGCCAGAGAACAGAAGTTATCTTTGGACAAGACTGATTTAGAAAACATTGAAGCGAGCATAAATTCAATAATTGCCCAATATAGCAGCAAATCAGCTGCTAATTCTGCTTATATGGAAATTTACGGGATTAGCCTGGATGATTTTAAAGAGATTTACAAGGATTATCTCCTGAGAAACAAGCTGGTTCAAAAAGAAATGGAGTCTATAGAAGCAAGTGAAGATGAAATTGAAGAATATTACGGGAAGTTTCCTGATGCATTCAAAGACTCAAGCTATAGGACAAACGGGGAAGAAGCAGTGTGGGTAAAACATATCCTTATATTAACCGTAGATAAGGAAACCCAGGAAGAATTGTCCGGAGATAAATTGGAAGAAGCAAAAAAGAAGGCGGAAGATTTACTGGCAAGGGCAAAAAAAGGGGAAGATTTTGCAACTCTTGCTAAAGAGAATTCTGAAGATCCGGGTTCAGCTGAACA from Bacillota bacterium harbors:
- a CDS encoding peptidylprolyl isomerase, which codes for MKSVINKKNKKSGSKTGKETVNKNKYTLYVLIGIAVLIVIIAAVAGFSTYAKSYVASVGREKISVDEFRFFLEQEKDNMLAIAGNPDPETFWDTTITGGEKAIDIAKKKTLENIRELKIQLMKAREQKLSLDKTDLENIEASINSIIAQYSSKSAANSAYMEIYGISLDDFKEIYKDYLLRNKLVQKEMESIEASEDEIEEYYGKFPDAFKDSSYRTNGEEAVWVKHILILTVDKETQEELSGDKLEEAKKKAEDLLARAKKGEDFATLAKENSEDPGSAEHGGDYVFGKGYMMPEFEETSFKLEPGDIDMVKTDSGYHIIKLEEKIPQGEPVSLRCAKEYWEFGIKGVKVAKYMERLEEWKKDPKYKVVKNESVYNSIK